CCGACCCGCCGGCACCTGCCGGAGCAGGTCCGGGTCCATGCCCTCGAAGCCGGACTCGACCTGTTGGGCGGTCACCGCCTCGACCACCACCGACTCGCCGCTGGTGGTGCCGACCACCACGCCGGCGCGCTCCGGCGCTACCGCCGACGGGTCCAGGCCGGAGTCGGCCAGGGCCAGCCGCGCGGCGGCGGCCGCGAACTGCGCGGACCGCCCCCAACGCGCCACGTCGATCCGATCCAGCAGCGCCTCCGGGCGGAACCCCGGCACCTCCCCGGCGTTGCGGTGGGGGAAGCCGCCGGCGTCGAAGCTGCGGATCGGCGAGATGCCGGATCGGCCTTCGCGCAGGCCGTCGGTGAACGCGGAGACGCCGATCCCGATGCTGGACACCGGGCCGAGCCCGGTCACCACGACCCGGTTCATGCTCAGGCCTGGTCGGCTGAGTGACGCACCACCGCGTCGTAGACCGCTTTGAGGTTGCTCAGCTGCGGCAACTCCGACTGCGGAATCTCGATCTTGAACTTCTTGTCGATCCGCGCCAGGATCTCGATCGCCCGCAGCGAGTCGGCCTCGTAGTCCTCGGCGAAGTCGCCGGTCTCGGTGAGCTCCTCCGGCTCGAGCTCCAGCACCTCCGCCACGATCTCGCGGAGTTCGGCCATGCGGGGGTCGGTCTGCGTCATGACAGGTCAGCCTTTCCAGCGGAGGTTTGACGAAGCCGGCGGCACCCCGGGCCGGGACGAGTCCCGTCCGGTGGGGACGCCGACGGTTCCCG
Above is a window of Verrucosispora sp. NA02020 DNA encoding:
- a CDS encoding acyl carrier protein, with the translated sequence MTQTDPRMAELREIVAEVLELEPEELTETGDFAEDYEADSLRAIEILARIDKKFKIEIPQSELPQLSNLKAVYDAVVRHSADQA